One window from the genome of Hydractinia symbiolongicarpus strain clone_291-10 chromosome 1, HSymV2.1, whole genome shotgun sequence encodes:
- the LOC130641129 gene encoding cytochrome P450 4V2-like isoform X1 produces MIHHNLNYATKNEILRRRVNSTTKSNATIHFKQLQAFFKTLPMWTSIMLQLIITFIVIIFTTCLLLNLFWKYHISKLSFIPSAPHFPWLGIAPYLHKKPHLMFQQILQYSKKYGNLYIVWFAHIPAIFSSTVEYSEAVLGSKDMLKKSTLYWPLLEWLGTGLLTSYGSKWKQRRRAITPTFHFTILNDFVEIFTRQAESLVSRFDLKCNTGKAIDIQFPVSLAVLDVICETAMGVKTNAQESSNSDYAKAVFSLNGHLQKRQWNPWLWPKFIYQLTQSGKNYYKDLKILHDYTVSVINKRIESRKAADATTSDVPQKKAFLDMLLDLYDKGEIDVEGIREEVDTFMFEGHDTTAAGLSWIIYLLGRYPKVQEKLHQEIDKIEERSGCFIDKLKECKYLEHVIKEGLRLHPPVALFARVLEQDTKIDGHIVPKGTEIGVFVKALHLNPKYWNEPEKFNPDRFGEDSFSKRNPYIYVPFSAGSRNCIGQKFAMLEEKIFLYHIMSKFRVESVQKECEVEESFEIIHRSTNGLWIKFFSR; encoded by the coding sequence GTAACGCTACAATTCATTTCAAGCAGCTTCAagcatttttcaaaacactGCCAATGTGGACATCAATTATGCTTCAACTTATAATCACATTCATTGTGATTATTTTCACCACATGTTTACTTCTTAATCTTTTTTGGAAATACCATATTTCAAAGTTATCCTTCATCCCAAGTGCACCCCATTTTCCATGGCTTGGAATAGCACCATACCTACATAAGAAGCCACATTTAATGTTTCAACAAATACTGCAGtattcaaaaaaatatggcAACCTCTATATCGTTTGGTTCGCTCATATACCAGCAATATTTTCTTCTACAGTTGAATATTCCGAAGCTGTACTCGGTAGCAAAGATATGCTAAAGAAGTCCACTTTGTATTGGCCTTTATTGGAGTGGCTTGGAACTGGATTGTTGACAAGTTATGGAAGCAAGTGGAAACAGAGAAGGAGAGCAATTACACCAACATTTCATTTCACCATACTGAATGATTTTGTGGAGATATTTACACGCCAGGCGGAATCGTTAGTTTCCAGATTTGACTTAAAATGTAACACTGGAAAAGCAATTGATATCCAGTTTCCTGTCAGTCTGGCTGTCCTAGACGTTATCTGTGAGACTGCAATGGGTGTTAAAACCAATGCCCAAGAAAGCTCCAATTCAGATTACGCCAAAGCAGTGTTCTCCCTAAATGGACATCTACAGAAGCGGCAATGGAATCCATGGCTTTGGCCCAAGTTTATTTATCAACTTACACAGTCTGGAAAGAACTATTACAAGGATTTAAAAATTCTGCATGACTATACCGTAAGCGTCATTAACAAACGCATCGAATCCAGAAAAGCAGCAGATGCTACAACTAGTGATGTGCCGCAAAAAAAGGCTTTCCTGGACATGCTACTCGACTTGTACGACAAGGGAGAGATTGATGTTGAAGGAATTCGAGAAGAAGTGGATACATTCATGTTTGAAGGACATGATACTACTGCTGCAGGATTGAGTTGGATTATCTATCTACTTGGAAGGTATCCCAAGGTTCAGGAAAAACTGCATCAGGAAATTGACAAAATAGAGGAAAGGAGTGGATGTTTTATTGATAAATTAAAAGAATGCAAGTATTTAGAGCATGTGATAAAGGAGGGATTGAGGTTGCATCCACCTGTTGCTCTTTTTGCCCGAGTGCTTGAGCAAGACACAAAGATCGACGGTCACATTGTACCTAAAGGCACTGAAATTGGAGTCTTTGTTAAAGCCTTGCATTTGAATCCAAAATATTGGAATGAGCCAGAAAAATTTAACCCAGATCGTTTTGGCGAGGATAGTTTCTCAAAAAGAAATCCGTACATTTACGTTCCATTTTCAGCTGGATCTCGAAATTGCATCGGTCAAAAATTTGCCATGttggaagaaaaaatatttctgtatcACATCATGTCTAAGTTTCGTGTGGAGTCTGTGCAAAAGGAATGCGAAGTGGAAGAATCTTTTGAAATTATTCACAGATCTACAAATGGACTCtggataaagtttttttctagataa
- the LOC130641129 gene encoding cytochrome P450 4V2-like isoform X2, with product MWTSIMLQLIITFIVIIFTTCLLLNLFWKYHISKLSFIPSAPHFPWLGIAPYLHKKPHLMFQQILQYSKKYGNLYIVWFAHIPAIFSSTVEYSEAVLGSKDMLKKSTLYWPLLEWLGTGLLTSYGSKWKQRRRAITPTFHFTILNDFVEIFTRQAESLVSRFDLKCNTGKAIDIQFPVSLAVLDVICETAMGVKTNAQESSNSDYAKAVFSLNGHLQKRQWNPWLWPKFIYQLTQSGKNYYKDLKILHDYTVSVINKRIESRKAADATTSDVPQKKAFLDMLLDLYDKGEIDVEGIREEVDTFMFEGHDTTAAGLSWIIYLLGRYPKVQEKLHQEIDKIEERSGCFIDKLKECKYLEHVIKEGLRLHPPVALFARVLEQDTKIDGHIVPKGTEIGVFVKALHLNPKYWNEPEKFNPDRFGEDSFSKRNPYIYVPFSAGSRNCIGQKFAMLEEKIFLYHIMSKFRVESVQKECEVEESFEIIHRSTNGLWIKFFSR from the coding sequence ATGTGGACATCAATTATGCTTCAACTTATAATCACATTCATTGTGATTATTTTCACCACATGTTTACTTCTTAATCTTTTTTGGAAATACCATATTTCAAAGTTATCCTTCATCCCAAGTGCACCCCATTTTCCATGGCTTGGAATAGCACCATACCTACATAAGAAGCCACATTTAATGTTTCAACAAATACTGCAGtattcaaaaaaatatggcAACCTCTATATCGTTTGGTTCGCTCATATACCAGCAATATTTTCTTCTACAGTTGAATATTCCGAAGCTGTACTCGGTAGCAAAGATATGCTAAAGAAGTCCACTTTGTATTGGCCTTTATTGGAGTGGCTTGGAACTGGATTGTTGACAAGTTATGGAAGCAAGTGGAAACAGAGAAGGAGAGCAATTACACCAACATTTCATTTCACCATACTGAATGATTTTGTGGAGATATTTACACGCCAGGCGGAATCGTTAGTTTCCAGATTTGACTTAAAATGTAACACTGGAAAAGCAATTGATATCCAGTTTCCTGTCAGTCTGGCTGTCCTAGACGTTATCTGTGAGACTGCAATGGGTGTTAAAACCAATGCCCAAGAAAGCTCCAATTCAGATTACGCCAAAGCAGTGTTCTCCCTAAATGGACATCTACAGAAGCGGCAATGGAATCCATGGCTTTGGCCCAAGTTTATTTATCAACTTACACAGTCTGGAAAGAACTATTACAAGGATTTAAAAATTCTGCATGACTATACCGTAAGCGTCATTAACAAACGCATCGAATCCAGAAAAGCAGCAGATGCTACAACTAGTGATGTGCCGCAAAAAAAGGCTTTCCTGGACATGCTACTCGACTTGTACGACAAGGGAGAGATTGATGTTGAAGGAATTCGAGAAGAAGTGGATACATTCATGTTTGAAGGACATGATACTACTGCTGCAGGATTGAGTTGGATTATCTATCTACTTGGAAGGTATCCCAAGGTTCAGGAAAAACTGCATCAGGAAATTGACAAAATAGAGGAAAGGAGTGGATGTTTTATTGATAAATTAAAAGAATGCAAGTATTTAGAGCATGTGATAAAGGAGGGATTGAGGTTGCATCCACCTGTTGCTCTTTTTGCCCGAGTGCTTGAGCAAGACACAAAGATCGACGGTCACATTGTACCTAAAGGCACTGAAATTGGAGTCTTTGTTAAAGCCTTGCATTTGAATCCAAAATATTGGAATGAGCCAGAAAAATTTAACCCAGATCGTTTTGGCGAGGATAGTTTCTCAAAAAGAAATCCGTACATTTACGTTCCATTTTCAGCTGGATCTCGAAATTGCATCGGTCAAAAATTTGCCATGttggaagaaaaaatatttctgtatcACATCATGTCTAAGTTTCGTGTGGAGTCTGTGCAAAAGGAATGCGAAGTGGAAGAATCTTTTGAAATTATTCACAGATCTACAAATGGACTCtggataaagtttttttctagataa